In Labrus bergylta chromosome 6, fLabBer1.1, whole genome shotgun sequence, the following proteins share a genomic window:
- the LOC110001098 gene encoding forkhead box protein F2 gives MTTETPQQQLDPPPPLRSSPASGVLHPAMLSPQAASESSSSAIKGKKTSSGLRRPEKPPYSYIALIVMAIQSSPTKRLTLSEIYQFLQARFPFFRGSYQGWKNSVRHNLSLNECFIKLPKGLGRPGKGHYWTIDPGSEFMFEEGSFRRRPRGFRRKCQALKPMYRMMNGIGFGTSILPQSFDFQAPSATLACHSNGYNLDMMSNSMAGGYDGLSGGHHVPHMSPSPGSTYMASCPVPPNGDYGPDSSSSPVPSSPAMASALDGHSPYASTSAHWASSGGSPYIKQQPLASSSPASSGLHSGMSPYSLEQSYLHQNSRDSHSSDISVGIPRYQSHSSVCDRKDFVLNFNGISSFHPSAGGSYYHHHHHHHPQSVCQDIKPCVM, from the exons ATGACGACCGAGACCCCTCAGCAGCAGCTGGACCCACCGCCTCCTCTGAGATCCAGCCCGGCGTCAGGCGTCCTGCACCCCGCCATGCTGAGCCCACAAGCCGCCTCAGAAAGTTCGTCCAGCGCCATTAAAGGAAAGAAGACGAGCTCTGGTTTACGGCGACCGGAAAAGCCTCCGTACTCCTACATCGCTCTCATCGTGATGGCAATCCAGAGCTCCCCCACCAAACGCCTGACCCTTAGTGAGATATACCAGTTTCTTCAGGCTCGCTTTCCGTTCTTCAGGGGCTCATATCAGGGCTGGAAGAATTCGGTCCGGCATAATTTGTCTCTGAACGAGTGCTTTATCAAGCTGCCCAAAGGGCTGGGCAGGCCGGGGAAAGGCCACTACTGGACCATCGATCCGGGCAGTGAGTTCATGTTCGAGGAGGGCTCGTTTCGTCGCAGACCTCGAGGCTTCAGGAGaaaatgtcaagctctgaaGCCCATGTACCGGATGATGAACGGGATAGGATTCGGCACATCCATCCTTCCGCAGAGTTTTGACTTCCAGGCTCCCTCAGCCACCCTCGCCTGTCACAGCAACGGCTACAACTTGGACATGATGAGCAATTCAATGGCCGGTGGCTACGACGGACTGAGCGGCGGCCACCACGTACCCCACATGTCCCCGAGCCCCGGGTCCACGTATATGGCGAGCTGTCCAGTGCCGCCTAACGGGGATTACGGACcggacagcagcagcagccccgtGCCCTCCTCTCCGGCCATGGCCAGCGCGCTGGACGGTCATTCCCCGTACGCCAGTACGTCCGCACACTGGGCGTCCTCCGGCGGGTCTCCCTATATCAAACAGCAGCCTCTCGCCTCAAGCAGCCCGGCATCCTCCGGGTTACACTCCGGCATGTCTCCATACTCCCTGGAGCAGAGTTATCTCCACCAGAACAGCAGGGACAGCCACTCCAGCGACATTTCAG tgGGGATCCCGCGCTATCAAAGCCACTCTTCAGTGTGCGACAGGAAAGATTTCGTGTTAAACTTTAACGGCATCTCCTCCTTCCACCCGTCGGCCGGTGGATCCTactatcaccatcaccaccaccaccacccgcAGAGCGTGTGTCAGGACATCAAACCCTGCGTCATGTGA